The following are encoded in a window of Pygocentrus nattereri isolate fPygNat1 chromosome 5, fPygNat1.pri, whole genome shotgun sequence genomic DNA:
- the alms1 gene encoding uncharacterized protein alms1 isoform X2: protein METLQEGEDGASLNTGMESWHQLPAEEDPIQFLGHTSALHETSSQHRLTLSTEGQLSKMDGSGTPRESLQLEFQDSHLSPALTLMPQGKTLIPSESTLLHQTDSEFFPLRGYPDLSIASGRFLNMSHQDVESSFPNISHEQGSLSQHPLGVTAAISEGGSSCCSLSQHSLSPGSHYQATQVHDEEQESGQNKNLERQMEGKEQADADSDTGKAAVGTHSDDSAPAHLLLEHQEKDVGVANSCVVSSASGTALSQTKAVLTQPHSIQDQSKHIDLACISAEEPKSRPSGSREQPQGGSSSSLSQRKTTRNVGVSLSSQVSIASNITVRSSSIQVDHTTDPAHRQLQSNRHSDATASAPRHTNKSGTKGTSSVLCVTPASGASTCVPGLQRVLWGSGSQTAADGSFLTSQPLSQSTPAILLNRAAPAMTKLSPLYSHQETMATMAMSIQSSSSKAGQMPALDLSTRDLQIVPRVPHGTSLDPVKAHTETHVPPFQHDIPDNCDPPSTGLYVPVSASENISPYPPNSDALPSSSDKKSKDQDSMLSAGRVRSLPTLSYLQKVGAWKANQSSSRSFSDNLGLQEFNSIPLKRAAQDSVSDAQSLMLTQQSPQCNNGTPSEFDTNTSVQPVVTVSPQPGNGSSRHGDLVGAGGAGVPPSASPLVHSQSHSSLSTAVTSIQHDGVQHNTQLPLSPRIHESPVLSREASEQNLADQPEAGPVQPSALLSLGQFGDVSSNHNVFSALSGSQGSWHGEQSLLASVGAASSVVSLEVDNYAPYWTSRPGSPPHSYEISIEDRIPLYLRNLGIDQSPSTILNPFTFRGPIREPEFSPTDLCTIKGSIGTPTKSTHPSEGESPQKETFSSCSLLSVGSRTSLARRLAVQKPDRPASPGNVRMVRCPVEAAHDPHTPPTPQEPGLQREGSYGLSVQLNPKSVSHPGAWLEAKEGDSSLVGSGTLQEIRRLLGHAVGLVSGCSSQASSPGSHCYSESDTSFLSLRRNTQAYLDDSSLSVGGKISMTLARSLSDSALKESCSSSCGPLQLYTQTDHLSTEATNHSQSKEENLKSCDLRVAPRRTEPEGCSAADPDKVGPISLSVVQGNVSSASDDPQQSQESAVNTGVNSPENSPTHTPAEAELSSLSDDSSESSLAARVAKLLQSESPVSVVTSRPSTTDPEESRAREWIMMKASGRQCESLELNIEDRKRIEEIKKELLLHTKHSKWSSDSEGSAQSSVGAVPDLTVGFTAVRNAEDRLSEQLQRAAQNPLDSTAPLHTPLHHNLESKVHQIALREGLNPHAPLTSITIATTRRTPSPQPGTHHLPTQDDHMYTASQQERSCSPTNTSLKSIDEGRRQNLMCDGETEIEKKGTMREDKEGKGEDEQNSEQADQSDMPYKSITSKNDIPSSLDLSSVSPHRSLTSHIHLTISPKPQQSMTQRLHSPTSDACSPSELQTGLHKPLSDSQRTLRAPSSVSSSSEEQYASAISQTSTSKDRPAGQGQYTEIVSGVSQISCRYAQTFTPPQRLAVSPKPLSVRTPDFSTLLPYKPHGSSELFYMPHTDPKLSPVCSDTTMESSHPGSDDAVPPRFTTEILGSRELEDNTITPKHKEGIYSKRAKMYRESSVFGRGLLETKVAAGTQRDNVSSHYQLPVFSTNKDQEAIHNAEQAEEEEEEEFVPLQMEADYSTDDLHNQSHTVQRHGFVPEALPLSVKPIREEVRRMKTQELGLEISSSLDQLWHRFSERWSLQETRPNNEGETSLLERLERLSRLLHSSTPPHTASNREERGKSRSRELELTRAQGKGVSRKGGNKDSSEVRVTPKTAWEENSSRTDQTLEEEEQENAYRCPAERDESASVSVETSSNRSTIDTQRLVRAFGPHRVNGGSAEITGGQIPNTSSSMLKFYNTINKQKGGHGNAATDVISTDESTASADSSSSSTYTLPSQRGTTRSLSNKKPKVKLVSRSIQAGDLEIVVNGTRRHTRDVGTIFPSPGNARDNRAPSSGNPELQATIPTSRSYSAASTQSQKVLKREALHKSNQIHYPNGVSWFVSADELKPDARKENKPQNESLQPASHAWFEPYTRTQPWREPLREPLRERHIQLEQEKPLDPKTPAETIGNKPSALVRLSLQEALELRRPEFVSRSRERMKRLCLLAEERKVQAVFTREREELFNRPLPLQQPIAVPPPLPSKRVIPMKEMVQRSKRIYAQLPEVQKRKWEEKRKAEYRTYRLNAQLFNKKVTNRVLGRRAPWQ from the exons atggagACCCTACAGGAGGGCGAGGACGGGGCTAGTCTCAACACT GGAATGGAGTCGTGGCACCAGCTCCCTGCAGAGGAAGATCCCATTCAGTTTTTAGGACACACATCAGCCTTGCATGAGACTAGCAGTCAACATAGGCTCACCCTCAGCACTGAAGGACAGCTGTCCAAAATGGATGGTTCAGGAACACCACGAGAATCTTTACAGCTTG AGTTTCAGGATAGCCATCTGTCACCTGCACTGACACTGATGCCCCAGGGGAAAACCCTCATCCCTTCTGAGTCCACTCTACTGCATCAGACAGATTCAGAGTTTTTCCCCTTGCG gGGATATCCTGATCTGTCCATTGCCTCTGGAAGGTTCCTTAATATGTCACACCAGGATGTGGAATCAAGCTTCCCAAACATTTCACATGAACAGGGTTCACTGTCTCAGCATCCTTTGGGAGTAACTGCTGCCATTTCAGAAGGTGGCAGTAGCTGCTGCTCACTTTCACAGCACAGTCTTTCACCCGGTAGCCATTACCAGGCAACACAGGTTCATGACGAGGAGCAAGAAAGTGGACAGAACAAAAACCTTGAAAGACAGATGGAGGGAAAGGAACAGGCTGATGCTGATTCAGATACAGGAAAGGCTGCTGTGGGCACTCATAGTGATGATAGTGCTCCTGCTCATCTCTTGCTGGAGCACCAAGAAAAAGATGTTGGTGTAGCCAATAGCTGTGTGGTCTCTTCTGCTTCTGGGACTGCTCTCAGTCAAACTAAAGCTGTGCTAACACAACCGCACTCTATCCAGGACCAGTCTAAACATATTGATCTTGCCTGTATCTCTGCAGAGGAACCAAAGTCAAGACCATCTGGGAGTAGAGAGCAGCCACaaggtggttcttcttcatcctTATCCCAAAGAAAGACCACAAGAAATGTTGGTGTTTCACTTTCTTCTCAGGTATCCATAGCCTCAAATATTACTGTTCGTTCCTCAAGCATACAGGTAGACCACACCACTGACCCAGCCCACAGACAGCTCCAATCTAACAGGCATAGTGATGCCACAGCCTCTGCACCAAGACATACAAACAAAAGTGGGACCAAAGGTACTTCAAGTGTACTTTGTGTCACTCCAGCCAGTGGAGCTAGTACTTGTGTGCCAGGGTTACAGAGAGTGCTCTGGGGCTCAGGCAGCCAGACAGCAGCAGATGGTTCTTTCTTAACTTCTCAGCCTTTGTCTCAGTCCACACCTGCCATACTCCTTAATAGAGCAGCACCAGCCATGACCAAACTCTCTCCTTTATACTCTCATCAAGAAACCATGGCTACTATGGCCATGTCAATTCAGAGCAGTAGTTCCAAAGCAGGCCAGATGCCAGCTCTCGACCTGAGCACCAGAGATCTTCAGATAGTTCCTAGAGTTCCACATGGCACATCTTTGGATCCGGTGAAGGCTCATACAGAGACACATGTCCCTCCTTTTCAGCATGACATTCCAGATAACTGTGACCCCCCTTCTACTGGCCTCTATGTACCTGTCTCTGCCTCTGAGAACATATCTCCTTATCCACCAAACTCAGATGCTCTTCCTTCTTCATCTGACAAGAAGTCCAAGGATCAGGATTCCATGCTATCTGCAGGAAGAGTGCGTTCCCTACCAACCCTCAGCTATCTGCAGAAAGTAGGTGCTTGGAAGGCCAACCAGAGTTCCAGCAGGTCGTTTTCAGACAACCTGGGTTTGCAGGAGTTTAACAGTATACCTCTAAAGAGGGCAGCACAGGACTCTGTGTCTGATGCACAAAGCCTCATGCTGACACAGCAAAGTCCGCAATGTAACAATGGGACACCATCAGAATTTGACACAAACACCAGTGTTCAGCCAGTTGTGACTGTCTCCCCTCAGCCAGGGAATGGCTCGTCAAGACATGGGGATCTGGTGGGAGCAGGAGGAGCTGGAGTACCACCCTCAGCATCCCCTCTTGTTCACTCCCAGTCCCACTCCTCTCTTAGCACAGCAGTAACGTCTATTCAGCATGATGGAGTtcaacacaacacacagcttCCACTGTCTCCACGTATACATGAATCGCCTGTGCTCTCAAGAGAAGCAAGTGAACAGAACTTAGCAGATCAGCCAGAAGCTGGCCCTGTACAGCCTTCTGCATTGCTCAGTCTGGGCCAGTTCGGTGACGTGTCCTCAAACCACAATGTTTTTAGTGCCCTTTCTGGCTCTCAAGGCAGTTGGCATGGTGAACAGAGTTTACTGGCTTCAGTGGGTGCAGCATCCTCTGTAGTTAGTTTGGAAGTGGACAACTATGCACCCTACTGGACTTCCAGACCTGGCTCCCCTCCACATTCCTATGAGATCAGTATTGAAGACAGGATCCCT CTGTATCTCCGTAACTTGGGAATTGACCAGTCACCTTCGACAATTTTAAATCCTTTTACATTTCGGGGCCCCATCAGAGAACCTGAGTTCTCTCCTACTGATCTGTGTACCATCAAAGGCTCAATAGGAACACCAACTAAGAGCACACACCCATCTGAAG GGGAAAGCCCTCAGAAGGAGACATTTTCCAGTTGTAGTTTACTCTCTGTAGGCTCCAGGACCTCTTTAGCTCGGAGGCTTGCTGTTCAAAAGCCAGACAGACCAGCTAGTCCAGGGAATGTCCGGATGGTGCGTTGCCCAGTAGAGGCTGCACATGATCCTCATACACCACCTACTCCTCAGGAACCTGGCCTCCAGCGGGAGGGAAGTTATGGCCTCTCAGTCCAACTTAATCCAAAGTCTGTCTCTCATCCTGGGGCCTGGCTGGAAGCTAAAGAAGGAGACTCATCACTAGTGGGCTCTGGCACCTTGCAGGAGATCAGACGTTTGCTGGGTCATGCGGTGGGCCTGGTATCTGGCTGTTCTTCACAAGCCTCCTCCCCTGGATCACACTGCTACTCGGAGAGTGATACCTCATTCCTGTCTCTCAGAAGAAACACACAGGCATACCTAGATGACTCTTCTCTGTCAGTTGGTGGAAAGATCTCCATGACCCTGGCTCGATCTTTATCTGACTCTGCCCTGAAGGAGAGCTGTTCGTCTTCATGTGGACCTCTGCAGCTCTACACTCAGACTGATCACTTATCCACAGAAGCAACAAATCATTCACAGAGCAAGGAGGAGAATCTCAAATCATGTGATCTTCGTGTGGCACCAAGGAGGACAGAGCCTGAGGGCTGCAGTGCAGCAGACCCAGACAAAGTGGGTCCAATAAGCCTGTCAGTCGTGCAGGGCAATGTTTCGTCAGCATCAGATGACCCCCAGCAAAGCCAGGAGAGTGCagtaaacactggagttaactCACCTGAGAATAGCCCTACCCACACTCCAGCAGAAGCGGAGTTGAGTTCTTTGAGTGACGATAGTAGTGAGAGTTCACTTGCTGCCAGGGTTGCTAAGCTCCTCCAGAGTGAGTCGCCAGTCTCCGTGGTTACCAGCCGGCCAAGTACTACTGACCCGGAAGAGAGCCGAGCTAGAG AGTGGATCATGATGAAGGCATCTGGCCGCCAGTGTGAATCCTTAGAACTCAACAtagaggacagaaagagaatTGAAGAGATCAAAAAAGAGCTGCTGCTTCACACCAAACACTCCAAG TGGAGCTCAGATTCTGAAGGCAGTGCTCAGTCCAGCGTTGGTGCAGTCCCCGACCTTACAGTGGGCTTTACAGCAGTGCGCAATGCGGAAGACCGTCTCTCCGAGCAGCTGCAGAGAGCTGCCCAGAATCCACTGGACTCCACCGCTCCACTGCACACACCCCTTCATCACAACCTGGAGTCCAAAGTGCATCAGATTGCCCTCCGGGAGGGGCTAAACCCCCATGCCCCACTGACCTCcattaccatagcaaccactcgCCGCACACCCTCCCCACAGCCGGGAACTCATCACCTGCCCACACAGGATGACCATATGTACACTGCATCTCAGCAGGAGCGTAGCTGCAGCCCCACGAACACATCACTAAAATCAATTGATGAGGGGAGGAGACAGAATCTCATGTGTGATggagaaacagaaatagaaaagaAGGGGACAATGAGAGAAGACAAAGAAGGAAAGGGTGAAGATGAGCAAAATAGTGAACAAGCTGATCAGTCAGATATGCCTTATAAAAGCATCACAAGCAAGAATGATATCCCTTCAAGTTTGGACTTAAGTTCAGTCTCCCCTCATAGATCTCTCACATCCCACATCCACCTTACTATTTCACCTAAACCACAGCAGAGCATGACTCAAAGACTCCACTCCCCCACCAGTGATGCCTGTAGCCCCTCAGAGCTGCAGACCGGTTTACACAAACCTCTCTCTGACAGTCAAAGAACCTTAAGAGCCCCATCATCAGTCTCAAGCTCCAGTGAAGAACAATATGCCTCAGCGATCAGCCAGACCAGTACAAGTAAAGACAGACCTGCAGGCCAAGGCCAGTATACTGAAATAGTCAGTGGTGTCTCTCAGATCAGCTGTAGATATGCACAAACTTTTACTCCACCCCAAAGACTGGCTGTGTCACCTAAACCTCTCTCTGTTCGCACACCTG atttttcaacACTGTTGCCATATAAACCTCATGGCAGCTCAGAGCTCTTCTACATGCCACATACTGACCCCAAGCTCTCTCCCGTTTGCTCCGATACCACCATGGAGAGCTCCCATCCAG GGTCTGATGACGCTGTGCCACCTCGTTTTACCACCGAGATTCTGGGCTCCAGAGAGCTTGAGGACAACACCATTACACCAAAACATAAGGAGGGTATTTACAGTAAAAGGGCCAAAATGTATAGAG AATCATCTGTCTTTGGAAGAGGTCTTCTTGAAACTAAGGTTGCTGCCGGTACTCAAAGGGACAATGTTAGTTCTCACTATCAGCTTCCAGTTTTCAGCACTAACAAGGATCAGGAAGCCATACATAATGCTGAGCAggctgaagaggaggaggaggaagaattTGTCCCCCTGCAGATGGAGGCCGACTACAGCACAGATGACCTGCATAATCAAAGCCATACTGTACAAAGACATGGCTTTGTACCAGAAGCACTTCCTTTATCAGTTAAGCCCATCAGGGAGGAGGTACGACGCATGAAGACTCAAGAGCTTGGCCTAGAGATTAGTAGCTCTCTTGACCAACTGTGGCATCGTTTCAGTGAGAGATGGAGCCTGCAGGAGACTCGGCCCAATAATGAGGGAGAAACATCATTGCTGGAGAGATTAGAGCGTCTGTCCCGTCTCCTGCACAGCTCCACTCCTCCACACACAGCTAGCAACCGAGAGGAAAGGGGCAAGAGCAGGAGCAGAGAACTTGAGCTGACAAGGGCCCAGGGGAAAGGGGTAAGCAGAAAAGGAGGGAACAAAGACAGCAGTGAGGTTAGAGTTACTCCAAAAACTGCATGGGAGGAAAACTCTTCAAGGACTGATCAGACATTAGAGGAGGAAGAGCAAGAGAATGCTTATCGCTGCCCAGCGGAGAGAGACGAATCTGCCAGTGTCTCTGTGGAGACAAGCAGTAACCGATCCACCATCGATACACAGCGCTTGGTTCGAGCTTTTGGACCACATAGGGTTAATGGTGGGTCAGCAGAGATCACTGGTGGTCAGATTCCAAACACCAGCAGTAGCATGCTCAAATTTTACAACACCATCAACAAGCAGAAAGGAGGACATGGTAATGCTGCCACAGATGTAATCAGTACAGATGAATCCACG gCATCTGCTGACTCGTCATCGTCAAGCACTTACACACTCCCCTCTCAAAGAGGCACCACACGCTCACTTAGTAACAAGAAGCCAAAAGTCAAGCTGGTCAGCAGAAGCATACAAGCAG GTGATCTGGAGATTGTAGTAAACGGCACCCGCAGACACACACGGGATGTCGGCACTATCTTCCCTTCCCCAGGCAATGCCAGAGACAACAGGGCTCCTTCCTCGGGCAACCCAGAACTACAGGCCACTATTCCTACATCTAGATCTTATAGTGCTGCCTCTACTCAGTCCCAAAAAGTGTTGAAGAGAGAGGCCCTTCACAAGAGCAACCAGATACACTACCCAAACG GTGTATCATGGTTTGTGTCTGCTGATGAGCTGAAGCCGGATGCCAGAAAGGAAAATAAGCCCCAAAATGAATCACTGCAGCCTGCCAGCCATGCCTGGTTCGAGCCTTACACTAGGACTCAGCCCTGGAGAGAGCCACTGAGGGAACCACTCAGAGAACGGCATATTCAGCTGGAGCAAGAGAAGCCCCTTGATCCAAAAACCCCTGCAGAGACCATCGGCAACAAACCCTCTGCCCTTGTTcgtctctctctgcag GAGGCTCTGGAGTTGCGACGACCGGAGTTTGTGTCCCGTTCTCGAGAGCGGATGAAGAGGCTGTGCTTGCTGGCAGAGGAGAGGAAGGTGCAGGCCGTCttcaccagagagagagaggagctctTCAACCGCCCGTTACCACTACAGCAGCCGATAGCAG TTCCACCTCCTTTGCCTTCTAAGCGAGTCATTCCAATGAAAGAGATGGTTCAGAGATCCAAGCG GATTTATGCTCAACTTCCGGAGGTTCAAAAGAGGAAATGGGAAGAGAAGAGGAAGGCAGAGTACCGCACATATCGCCTCAATGCTCAGCTCTTTAACAAG AAAGTCACCAATCGTGTGTTGGGCAGAAGAGCACCTTGGCAGTAA